From one Pontibacillus sp. HMF3514 genomic stretch:
- a CDS encoding YtxH domain-containing protein — protein MGKGKSLLLGFVIGGVVSASATLLSAPKSGEQLRHQAKSSGTRFKHTLENLKGEGKELTDQIARTSKEGATLLKDLSADVKTSIESWRNTIEPHQRNIQKHLQEIEKSLKELEDKAKEE, from the coding sequence ATGGGAAAAGGAAAATCGCTATTACTTGGATTTGTCATTGGTGGAGTTGTTAGTGCATCCGCTACCTTACTCTCTGCGCCTAAATCTGGTGAACAATTACGCCACCAAGCGAAAAGTTCAGGCACCCGTTTCAAACATACGTTGGAAAACTTGAAAGGCGAAGGCAAAGAGTTAACCGACCAAATTGCACGCACGTCTAAAGAAGGTGCAACTTTACTTAAAGATTTATCTGCTGATGTAAAAACCTCCATCGAAAGCTGGAGAAACACGATTGAACCTCACCAGCGAAACATTCAAAAACACCTGCAAGAAATTGAAAAAAGTTTAAAAGAGCTTGAAGATAAGGCGAAAGAAGAGTAG
- a CDS encoding tryptophan transporter — translation MNTRLDTRVLVFLSLLIGIGAALHTIMPPIIFGVTPDLSLVMMMLGIILFPKGRYVLLASLATGFISAMTTGFPGGQIANIIEKPITAFIILGMVKVLEKSMSKQKLAPTITAIGTLISGGIFLFIPVVIMGLGNAGFSVLYASVVLPTALLNTVLMIIVYPIVQNITKRTRISNETSNQTKAA, via the coding sequence ATGAATACACGTTTGGATACTCGTGTGTTAGTATTTCTATCATTGCTTATCGGGATTGGGGCTGCGCTTCATACAATCATGCCACCTATTATTTTTGGAGTTACGCCGGATTTATCACTTGTTATGATGATGCTTGGAATTATTCTTTTTCCTAAAGGACGATATGTTTTGTTAGCATCACTTGCAACAGGATTCATTTCAGCGATGACTACTGGCTTTCCAGGTGGACAAATTGCGAACATTATTGAAAAGCCCATTACTGCTTTTATCATCTTAGGGATGGTTAAGGTATTAGAAAAATCCATGAGTAAACAGAAACTTGCACCAACCATTACAGCGATTGGAACCTTGATTAGCGGTGGTATCTTCTTATTTATCCCCGTTGTGATTATGGGTCTAGGGAACGCAGGATTTTCAGTATTGTATGCTTCAGTTGTACTTCCAACAGCACTGCTCAATACTGTCCTAATGATCATTGTGTACCCAATCGTTCAGAACATCACCAAACGTACAAGAATCTCAAATGAAACATCAAACCAGACCAAAGCAGCCTAA
- a CDS encoding GyrI-like domain-containing protein, translating to MKAKMIEKPSFTIVGMKCDTTMEEKDKIIPKVVDEFHMKRMEEVEDRINAPNAYGVFVDPPNWDPETESFTWITAVEIESGGKVPEGMISKTIPAHTYAAVYYDPKTMTMNPYIDLHRWINEQGYTQIEGFGFEVHTSYEGANTPYTLHLPVQKG from the coding sequence ATGAAAGCAAAAATGATTGAGAAGCCAAGTTTCACTATTGTAGGAATGAAGTGTGATACGACGATGGAAGAAAAGGATAAGATTATTCCTAAGGTTGTTGATGAATTCCATATGAAACGTATGGAAGAGGTAGAGGACAGAATAAATGCTCCAAATGCTTATGGTGTATTTGTCGATCCTCCAAACTGGGATCCTGAAACTGAATCATTTACGTGGATTACAGCTGTTGAGATAGAAAGTGGAGGCAAGGTTCCAGAAGGCATGATCAGCAAAACGATACCAGCTCATACTTATGCTGCGGTATATTATGACCCTAAAACGATGACGATGAATCCTTATATTGATCTTCACCGATGGATCAATGAGCAAGGTTATACTCAGATAGAAGGCTTCGGATTTGAAGTACATACTTCATATGAAGGGGCTAACACGCCTTACACACTACATTTACCGGTTCAAAAGGGATAA